CAGCGGCGTGCCCTCGACCTGCACCAGATGATTGACCGGTACCGATTCCGGGTACGGGTTCAGGTTGGCCAGCTGCGCGATCAGGCCGGCGCGCTGCAGGCGCGATTCGCCCATGCCCACAATACCGCCGCAGCAAACCTTCAGACCCGCATTGCGCACGCGGCCGAGGGTATCGAGGCGGTCCTGGTATTCGCGGGTGGAGATCACGTTGCTGTAGAACTCTGGCGCCGTATCCAGGTTGTGATTGTAGTAGTCCAGGCCCGCGTTTTTCAGGCGGTCGGCCTGGCCTTCTTCCAGCATGCCGAGCGTGGCGCAGGTTTCCATGCCCAGCGCTTTGACTTCGCGCACCATCTCTTCGACCTTGTCCATGTCGCGGTCCTTGGGGCTGCGCCAGGCCGCGCCCATGCAAAAGCGCGTGGCGCCGTTGGCCTTGGCCTGGCGCGCCGCGTCCAGCACCGTGTCGATGCCGAGGATCTTCTTCGCTTCCACGCCGGTGTCGTAGCGCGCCGCCTGCGGGCAGTAGCCGCAGTCTTCTTCGCAGCCGCCGGTCTTGATCGACAGCAGCGTCGCCAGTTCCACGTCGCCGGCCGGGAAGTTCGCGCGGTGCACAGTCTGGGCGCGGAACATCAGGTCATTGAACGGCAG
This region of Massilia sp. PAMC28688 genomic DNA includes:
- the bioB gene encoding biotin synthase BioB gives rise to the protein MSQTNAVTFHPPAAAITLPDAATWPLADVLALFELPFNDLMFRAQTVHRANFPAGDVELATLLSIKTGGCEEDCGYCPQAARYDTGVEAKKILGIDTVLDAARQAKANGATRFCMGAAWRSPKDRDMDKVEEMVREVKALGMETCATLGMLEEGQADRLKNAGLDYYNHNLDTAPEFYSNVISTREYQDRLDTLGRVRNAGLKVCCGGIVGMGESRLQRAGLIAQLANLNPYPESVPVNHLVQVEGTPLHGMDPLDPLEFVRTIAVARITMPQARVRLSAGRRQMGEAVQAMCFLAGANSIFYGDKLLTTDNPEAEDDRTLLGKLGLVTRAATLDSAPKAKCGG